The region AAAGCCCAATCGACCCTGTCTGTAGCTACGCGAATACCGGCCGACCGGCATACAAAGCCACTCACGAATGATCTGAAAGCTTCCTCAGCGTGTTCTTTCCCGTGCCCACAGCATGTCGATAGCTCTTCTTCTCTTTCGACATCGAGGATATGAAGATAGTCCCGCGCATCTTCGTCACCCTTGAGAGCTGCTCTTTCCCACCAGCTTCGCGCCACATTATCCCTGTCCAGGAACTCAAGGATTTCTGCTACGCGCCGCGTTTCCTGCGGTGTCGCGGAATCATCGATTTCCTTTTTCAGGAGACCGTGTAGTTCACGGAACGCACCGATTCGATGGTTTCCGTTTCCGTGGTCTTCCAGGCAGGGGCGGGGGCCGGGGGCCAGCCCGAAGGCTGGCCCCCCTCCGCCTGGACGGGGTCCTCGCCGATCCGAGAACCCTTTGAAAATGCCTGCTCAGAGCCTTCAAGCAGGAGCCACAGGGCGAGGAGCCGGATGGTTCCCCGCTCCTCGGGCTGGTGCGTCCAAGCGGACAGGTATGTCATGCGGTGGCCTCCTCGCTGTACTCGTTGATGGATTTCTTCAGGTTGTTGGCGGCGGCTTTGATGTAGCGCTTCACCGACTCCTCCTTTATCTGGAGGCGCTGCGCAACCACTGCAGGGCTGAGGTCCTGCAGAACACACAGGGTGATGACCTCGCGCTGCCGTTCAGGAAGACTGGCGACGAGTTCGCCGATACCTTCCTTAATCATTTCGTAGGCGGCCTCGGGGATTCCGATGCCTGATTCCGTTTCGGGCAGTTCATGAACCGGTACCGCGACCATCCGCTTGTTCCGACGGAACTGGTCGATGACCGCCCGTTTCACCGCGGTGCGGCCGTATGCGGTGAGCGACCCCTCTTGCGCAGAGATCGTCGCCCACCGCCGGTACATGTTCAGGTAGACGTCCTGCACAGCATCTTCTGCGCTGTGCAGGTCGCCCGCCTCGACCCGGGCCAGTCGGGAGAACGCCTCAATGGTCTCGAGGACGAAGGACTCAAAGTCCGCTCCCGGGGCGGCCTCGCTCACGCAGCCTCCCGCGTGGCGATGGCCCGATGGCCTGCCGGATCGGCTGCGTCCTTGCGGAACAGCCAAGCCGGCCGTCCCTCCTCGAAGCGGGCCGCGGCGCCGCCGTCGGGCAGGGACTGCGCCATCGCGACCATGGTGGCGCGCTCCTCGCGCTCCATCCGGGTCTCGATGTACGCCTTCACAAGCATCTCCACGACGCCCTTGGCGCGGCGCATCGCGAAGAACAGCAGGAGCAGCAGGGGAACCCCGCCCGCTCCTGCCCAGTACGACCAAGTCATCGACCAGGCCTCCCAGTAGAAACGAACTCGTTGGTGAAGGCCCAAGGGCCTTCACTCCCTTACACGCCGCCGGAGGCCAGATCCGGATGCCGGAGACCAAGATCTTTTCCCAACTCCCCCTGATTCCCCGCCTGTCGCATCGTCTTCGCAGGTCACAGAGGTAGCAGGGGGACAGGAAAAACGGTCTGAAGGGCCCCGTCGAGTGGGAGTGACGGCCCCGGGGAGGACGGGGCGCCTGGGCATCCTCTGCAAAAGCGCCCGCCCGGGACAGCGGGCACGAGACCGTGGTGGAGTGATCCATCGCCCTGGCGTACTGCGGACCGCTCCCCTGCGGGGAGAGACGACCTCGTCGCTGATCTGCCGCATCGCGAACCGCTACGGGATGGAAGCGAAGGTGTTGCGGTCCTGCTGGCACTGGCGCAACTACCAACCCGGGCACGACGGCGGGGGCGCGCGGGCCGACGCCGAGGTACTGCTGAACGCAGCCGGACGGCAGCTCCTGGCGGGCCTGTGCGGCGTCAAGGAAGACGTGCTGGCGCGGGCGTTGCCGTCCTGGGAACGGGAGGACGCCAAGCTGCCCGCCGAAGAAGACGGAGTTCCGGCTGCAGCATGGCGGATCGGCGGCGCGGTCGCCGGGCCGGTGGCATTCGGCTGCCGCCTGTGCACGGCCCGGCGTACGGGGACGGCCGTGCGGGTGGTGCGGTACGCGCCGCTCTGGTCCCGGGTGTGTGTCCGACACGGGCGGTGGCTCCTGGACGCGGACGCCGACCAGCCGCACGAGTATCTGGACGTGCGGCATCTGCCGGAAGTGGCCGTGGCGCAGCGGCGGTGGGCGGGTGTAGCACGGCGGGCGGTACGGGCCGGGGCGGAGCCGGAGAGGGTGTTCGCGCTGGCGCACGCGGTGGTGGCCCGGTGGTGGGAGCAGGCCCTGCACTGGGAGCGGGAGACGATCTGGCCGCGGCGGCTGCACCAGGTCGCCGACGGCAACGCCGGAACGGATCTGGAGCGGTGGCGGATCGTGGGCCGGGACGCGGCCATCTTCCCCGACATAGTGGCCGTGGCCGACGCGCTGCTGGATCCGGCTATGGCCGAGCTGGCGTGGAGGGACAGCGGGGCCGGGCAGCCGCGGCTGCTGCCCGCCGACGGGGCGTTCTGCCGTCGGCTGGGCGAGCGGGTCGGGCGGGGGTGGCTGGGGCCGCTGGCCGCCACCGACTACGGCGGCCCGCTGACCTCGTGGATGGGCGCGGTCATCCGCCTGCGCCGTGGTGCTGGAGGACCGCCCGGCTACGGCAACGACCCCTGGTGGCTGAGGCAGGAGCACCAGCCCGCGTCCATGGCCACCCAGCTGCGCGTCCTGTCCAAGAAACGCAGCTCGCCCGGCTCGGGCACCACGTGGCGCTCTACGGTGCCGGCCGAGCAGCGGGCACTGATCACCAGCCTGGTCAACGACGCCGAAGAGCAGCTGACCCAGTTGCGCGGCGCCCAGTACGGCAAGACCGCCGACGCCGCACAGCAGTTGCTGGGCAACCTCGGCCATGCCGCCACGCTGATTGACCAGGCCATACGGGAGACCGCAGCAGCGGCCCTCACGGTCGGGGTGGCACTGGAGGATCTGGCGCGCTGGGCCCGTCTGCCAGCCGGGGCCCTGGCCGAAGCGCTCGCGGCCCACCGTAACGAGCGGCCCGGAAAACAGCGGTGAGTACGTATCCAGGAGGCGGCAGGCATGCACGGCCCGCCATCCCCGCGGCCGTACCTCATCGCCCGCGGCTACGTGATCAAAATCCGTGAAGCCGCCCGCCACCCGGGCAGGAAGGGCTTGACTGGGGCGCGTGGGCGGCACGGACGCAGCGGCCGCATCGGGCGGCCGCTCACAGCACATGCGGGCGGATACCGGATCCGGGTGGGAGGCGGTCTTCGTCGACCCCGTCGGGCAGGTGGTGCAGCAGCGGTGGGCGGACGCAGCTCTCGCGGTGGCTTTCGAGGAACTCGAGCCGGTGTCGGCGTTCCCGGTGGTGCCGGGGCGGCGGTGGGGGCCCGGGCAGTGGTGGTCGGCCACGACCGGCCGGCATGTGGCCTGCGGGTCAGCCGCGATGCGGGCGCAGCTGATGGTGCTGGACCGCGACCCTGAGGTGGTCGGCCTCGCCGGGAGGCCGGTCCGTCTGCTGTGGCGGGAGGGCCGCGGCCAGGTGCGCTCGTGGGTGCCGCAGCTCTTCGCCCGCTACCGCGACGGCGCCGCTCTGCTGGCCGACTGTCCCAGCCACCCGGAGGCCGGCGGTGAACGGGCCCAGAGGGCCGCGGTGGTTCTCGAGGCGGCGTGCGCGCAGGCCGGCTGGAGCTATCTGCGCCTTGAGCCGCTGGAGAAAACGCTGGCGGCAAACCTGAAATGGTTGGCCGGCTACCGCCACCCCCGCAACGCCGGCCGTCCCCATCTCGCGGCCGCCGTCCATGAGGCGTTCGCACAGCCGCGGCCGCTGATCGAGGGCGCCGAGACGGTGGGCGACCCGATCGAAGTCCTGCCCGCCGTCTTCCACGCCCTGTGGCACGGACACCTCGCCGCGCCCCTGGACGTACCGCTGAACGAGCGGGTCCTCGTCAGCCCCGGCGCCGATGGTGCGAACGGCCACGGCGGTACCGGCGGCCCGGGCAGCAGGGATGGACGGTGAGCGTGCGGCGTAGCGGACGGCCGGTGCTGCAGGTCGGAGCGCACGTCCGCTTCCGAGACCGCACCTGGCAGGTGGTCGCTCTGGCGGGGCAGCAGGTCCACCT is a window of Streptomyces sp. NBC_00271 DNA encoding:
- a CDS encoding RNA polymerase sigma factor, which gives rise to MSEAAPGADFESFVLETIEAFSRLARVEAGDLHSAEDAVQDVYLNMYRRWATISAQEGSLTAYGRTAVKRAVIDQFRRNKRMVAVPVHELPETESGIGIPEAAYEMIKEGIGELVASLPERQREVITLCVLQDLSPAVVAQRLQIKEESVKRYIKAAANNLKKSINEYSEEATA
- a CDS encoding DNA-binding protein, translating into MIHRPGVLRTAPLRGETTSSLICRIANRYGMEAKVLRSCWHWRNYQPGHDGGGARADAEVLLNAAGRQLLAGLCGVKEDVLARALPSWEREDAKLPAEEDGVPAAAWRIGGAVAGPVAFGCRLCTARRTGTAVRVVRYAPLWSRVCVRHGRWLLDADADQPHEYLDVRHLPEVAVAQRRWAGVARRAVRAGAEPERVFALAHAVVARWWEQALHWERETIWPRRLHQVADGNAGTDLERWRIVGRDAAIFPDIVAVADALLDPAMAELAWRDSGAGQPRLLPADGAFCRRLGERVGRGWLGPLAATDYGGPLTSWMGAVIRLRRGAGGPPGYGNDPWWLRQEHQPASMATQLRVLSKKRSSPGSGTTWRSTVPAEQRALITSLVNDAEEQLTQLRGAQYGKTADAAQQLLGNLGHAATLIDQAIRETAAAALTVGVALEDLARWARLPAGALAEALAAHRNERPGKQR
- a CDS encoding TnsA-like heteromeric transposase endonuclease subunit; the protein is MRADTGSGWEAVFVDPVGQVVQQRWADAALAVAFEELEPVSAFPVVPGRRWGPGQWWSATTGRHVACGSAAMRAQLMVLDRDPEVVGLAGRPVRLLWREGRGQVRSWVPQLFARYRDGAALLADCPSHPEAGGERAQRAAVVLEAACAQAGWSYLRLEPLEKTLAANLKWLAGYRHPRNAGRPHLAAAVHEAFAQPRPLIEGAETVGDPIEVLPAVFHALWHGHLAAPLDVPLNERVLVSPGADGANGHGGTGGPGSRDGR